In Turicibacter sanguinis, a genomic segment contains:
- the pknB gene encoding Stk1 family PASTA domain-containing Ser/Thr kinase, translating to MIIGTTINSRYDIKMLIGDGGMANVYLAYDRTLKRHVAIKMLRYELSKDERFIKRFKRESSQVINLDHPNIVHVYNVGDYKQQPFIVMEYVKGKTLKDYLRENGALSPEVAVHLMKQLAEGVLYAHENNIIHRDLKTQNIMITDDQIIKITDFGIALSSNEADITQTNTIMGSVHYLAPELARGNLATERSDIYALGIILFELLTGDVPFKGEGAVNIALQHLETEMPSLKDVIPELPNSLDNIIHRATAKLPSERYQSVEELLRELNSALASDRVDEPLQSEVIKEMELEKTMVMPDLNKEVSEEMAKKKKTKKQKKFGVLNTALLSAYTVFLLMAMFFYYIIIYEPSHYKAEEVRIPDVASMTIDEAESELKSIGLKSAKVIYIEDSSYTEGDVFKTSPAIGTRVKVKSDVTLYVAKKPSRSTTSSSTQ from the coding sequence ATGATAATCGGTACAACGATTAATTCAAGATATGATATTAAAATGTTAATTGGAGACGGCGGAATGGCTAATGTTTATTTAGCCTATGATCGAACGTTAAAACGTCATGTTGCGATTAAAATGTTACGTTATGAGTTATCAAAAGACGAACGATTTATTAAGCGATTTAAACGTGAATCATCTCAGGTGATTAACTTAGATCATCCTAACATTGTTCATGTTTATAATGTTGGCGATTATAAACAGCAACCTTTTATTGTGATGGAATATGTAAAAGGGAAAACATTAAAAGATTATTTGCGTGAAAATGGAGCATTAAGTCCAGAAGTTGCTGTTCATTTAATGAAACAACTTGCAGAAGGGGTTCTTTACGCTCATGAAAATAATATTATTCATCGTGATTTGAAAACTCAAAATATTATGATTACAGATGATCAAATTATAAAAATTACGGATTTTGGTATTGCTTTATCAAGTAACGAAGCGGATATTACCCAAACCAATACGATCATGGGATCTGTTCATTATTTAGCGCCAGAACTTGCAAGAGGAAATTTAGCAACTGAACGTTCTGATATTTATGCATTAGGAATTATTTTGTTTGAATTGTTGACAGGAGATGTTCCATTTAAAGGTGAAGGAGCCGTTAATATCGCACTTCAGCATTTAGAAACTGAGATGCCGTCTCTTAAAGATGTGATACCGGAATTACCGAATAGTTTAGATAATATTATCCATCGTGCCACTGCTAAGCTACCAAGTGAACGATATCAAAGTGTTGAAGAATTGTTACGTGAATTAAATTCTGCACTTGCATCAGATCGTGTGGATGAACCGTTACAATCTGAAGTGATTAAAGAGATGGAGTTAGAAAAAACGATGGTGATGCCTGATTTAAATAAGGAGGTATCAGAAGAAATGGCGAAAAAGAAAAAAACCAAAAAACAAAAGAAATTTGGCGTTTTAAATACAGCGTTATTGAGTGCTTATACGGTGTTTTTATTAATGGCAATGTTCTTCTATTACATTATCATTTATGAGCCATCTCATTATAAAGCGGAAGAAGTTAGAATACCAGATGTTGCCTCGATGACTATTGATGAAGCTGAAAGTGAATTAAAATCAATTGGATTAAAAAGCGCAAAAGTTATTTATATTGAAGATTCTAGTTATACAGAAGGTGATGTGTTTAAAACATCTCCTGCCATTGGAACGCGTGTTAAAGTAAAATCAGATGTAACGTTATACGTGGCGAAAAAGCCGAGTCGTTCAACAACAAGTAGTTCAACTCAATAA
- a CDS encoding Stp1/IreP family PP2C-type Ser/Thr phosphatase yields MLDRMCYKTDVGKVRPHNEDAVTIYQNPFCTVMVVADGMGGHEAGEVASEMVIKVVEHSFNETLSFDDSEDLRKWIKLVLHQINQDILQYIEQQHISHGMGTTVIVTVITKSFIAFAHAGDSRAYVLAHQGLRQITKDHTFVRKLVEEGKLSEQEAKTHPHRNIIMNALGVNKDLKFDYLVLENYDLKAILLCTDGLTSLVEDRDIEKVLKNPLSTNEKVNTLIQMANENGGTDNISVALYECFEGSCSR; encoded by the coding sequence ATGTTGGACCGAATGTGTTATAAGACTGATGTTGGAAAAGTAAGACCACACAATGAAGATGCCGTGACTATTTATCAAAATCCATTTTGTACCGTTATGGTGGTTGCAGATGGAATGGGGGGGCATGAAGCAGGAGAAGTTGCAAGTGAGATGGTCATTAAAGTTGTGGAACATTCCTTTAATGAAACACTTTCATTTGATGATTCAGAAGATTTACGTAAGTGGATTAAATTAGTTTTGCATCAAATTAATCAAGATATTTTGCAGTACATTGAGCAGCAACATATTTCTCATGGTATGGGAACGACAGTAATTGTAACGGTTATAACGAAGTCTTTTATTGCATTTGCTCATGCCGGGGATAGTAGAGCGTATGTATTAGCACACCAAGGTTTAAGACAGATCACAAAAGATCATACCTTTGTTCGAAAGCTTGTTGAAGAAGGAAAATTATCTGAACAAGAAGCAAAAACACACCCGCATCGTAATATTATTATGAATGCATTAGGAGTTAACAAAGATTTGAAGTTTGATTATTTAGTATTAGAAAATTATGATCTGAAGGCTATTTTATTATGTACAGATGGTCTGACTTCACTTGTTGAGGATAGGGATATTGAAAAAGTTCTTAAAAATCCTCTATCAACGAATGAGAAAGTTAATACATTAATTCAAATGGCAAATGAAAATGGAGGTACTGATAATATATCAGTTGCTTTATATGAGTGCTTTGAAGGGAGTTGCTCTAGATGA
- the rlmN gene encoding 23S rRNA (adenine(2503)-C(2))-methyltransferase RlmN — MEKKSIYSLDIQDWQNWLQEQKQPKFRANQIFDWLFKKRVTSIDEMSNLPKDLKGLMQESFDVTTLKERKKQVASDGTTKFLFELSDGDLIETVLMRHKYGCSVCVTTQVGCRIGCKFCASTLSGLKRNLQAGEIVAQVLRVQQYLDESQERVSHIVVMGIGEPFENYENLTKFIEIINSEKGLNIGSRHITVSTSGIVPKIYNFADQHPQVSFAVSLHAPTDELRTQLMPINRAYPLEKLMEAVKYYIKQTNRRITFEYGLIKNVNDTVECANQLADLVGRLNCHINLIPVNYVPERGFDRTPIEHIEKFEQTLKKRGVNVTVRRELGSDIDAACGQLRAKEGALE, encoded by the coding sequence ATGGAGAAGAAATCCATTTATAGTTTAGATATACAAGATTGGCAGAATTGGTTACAAGAGCAAAAACAACCTAAATTTCGTGCTAATCAAATTTTTGACTGGTTATTTAAAAAAAGAGTGACTTCAATTGATGAAATGAGTAACTTACCAAAGGATTTAAAGGGGTTAATGCAAGAGTCTTTTGATGTCACAACATTAAAAGAGCGAAAAAAACAAGTGGCAAGTGATGGGACCACAAAGTTTTTATTTGAATTGTCTGATGGAGACTTAATTGAAACAGTTTTAATGAGACATAAATACGGGTGTTCGGTATGTGTTACAACACAGGTTGGATGTCGTATTGGGTGTAAGTTTTGTGCTTCAACCTTGAGTGGATTAAAGCGAAATTTACAAGCAGGTGAAATTGTGGCACAGGTTTTACGTGTGCAACAATATTTAGATGAATCACAGGAGCGTGTGAGCCATATTGTGGTGATGGGAATTGGAGAACCGTTTGAAAATTATGAGAATCTAACAAAGTTTATTGAAATTATTAATAGTGAAAAAGGTTTGAATATTGGATCACGTCATATCACCGTTTCGACGAGTGGAATTGTTCCTAAAATTTATAATTTTGCCGATCAACATCCGCAAGTATCGTTTGCTGTCTCTTTACATGCCCCGACAGATGAGCTACGCACCCAATTAATGCCGATTAATCGTGCTTATCCATTAGAAAAACTAATGGAAGCCGTCAAGTATTATATTAAACAAACTAATCGACGTATTACATTTGAGTACGGATTAATTAAAAATGTGAATGATACGGTAGAATGTGCTAATCAGTTAGCAGATTTAGTCGGAAGATTAAATTGTCACATTAATTTGATTCCAGTTAATTATGTTCCAGAACGAGGATTTGATCGTACACCAATTGAGCATATTGAAAAATTTGAACAAACGTTGAAAAAACGTGGGGTTAATGTAACAGTCAGAAGAGAGCTAGGTAGTGATATTGATGCAGCATGTGGACAGTTAAGAGCTAAGGAGGGGGCTTTAGAATAA
- the rsmB gene encoding 16S rRNA (cytosine(967)-C(5))-methyltransferase RsmB encodes MANARELALQTLTDILINGAYSNHALNEQIEKSDLTIQDKNFMTELVYGTLQHQQLLNFYATPFFNGKVKGWIRILIQMTLYQILYLDSVPEHAAISEAVNIAKKRGGQFNGKLVNAILREMMRNPLSNLQEIEDDAERLATKTSHPLWLIKLWIKQFGMEKTEQMANANNERVNVTIRVNGVKGTKEELKQKLEEEGIQCRDGFLSPDALVITKGNVIKTKAFEQGWFYVQDESSMLVARALKPKHHTKVLDTCSAPGGKTTHVAEMMRQTGMVYAHDIYPHKIKLIEDNVKRLGLKNVVVNLQDATKLTECYPSESFDSVLVDAPCSGLGILRRHPEVKITKKPEDLDGVMAIQKEILKTVASLVKYGGTLLYSTCTVNRKENDKMVEWFLREHPEFKLDQTLVERLPEVLNEQASTGMVQLFPGDYQTDGFFIACLKREIL; translated from the coding sequence ATGGCAAATGCCCGTGAATTGGCTTTGCAGACATTAACAGATATTTTAATTAATGGTGCTTATAGCAATCATGCTCTAAATGAGCAGATTGAAAAAAGTGACTTAACCATTCAGGATAAAAATTTTATGACGGAATTGGTTTACGGAACTTTACAGCATCAGCAACTATTGAATTTTTATGCAACTCCTTTTTTTAATGGAAAAGTTAAAGGGTGGATTCGCATTTTGATACAAATGACACTCTATCAAATTCTTTATTTAGATAGTGTTCCTGAGCATGCTGCCATTTCTGAAGCTGTTAATATTGCTAAAAAGCGTGGTGGTCAATTTAACGGTAAATTGGTGAATGCTATTTTACGTGAAATGATGCGTAACCCTTTGTCTAATTTACAAGAAATTGAAGATGATGCCGAGCGTTTAGCAACGAAGACGTCACATCCTCTTTGGTTAATTAAGCTTTGGATAAAGCAATTTGGAATGGAAAAAACAGAACAAATGGCCAATGCAAACAATGAGCGAGTAAATGTAACAATTCGTGTTAATGGTGTTAAAGGAACGAAAGAAGAACTAAAACAAAAACTTGAAGAAGAAGGAATTCAGTGTCGAGATGGATTTTTAAGTCCAGATGCACTGGTCATTACAAAAGGGAATGTCATTAAGACAAAAGCTTTTGAACAAGGATGGTTTTATGTTCAAGATGAATCTTCGATGCTAGTGGCGAGAGCTTTAAAGCCAAAACATCACACGAAAGTGTTAGATACCTGTTCAGCTCCAGGTGGGAAAACGACTCATGTCGCTGAAATGATGCGCCAGACGGGAATGGTTTATGCTCATGATATTTATCCTCATAAAATTAAATTGATTGAGGATAATGTGAAAAGATTGGGGCTTAAAAATGTTGTAGTGAATTTACAAGATGCAACAAAGTTGACAGAATGTTATCCATCGGAAAGCTTTGATTCTGTTTTAGTTGATGCTCCTTGTTCAGGACTTGGAATTTTAAGAAGACATCCTGAAGTTAAAATAACAAAGAAACCTGAAGATTTAGATGGTGTGATGGCAATCCAAAAAGAAATTTTGAAGACAGTGGCTTCATTGGTGAAATATGGTGGAACTTTATTGTATAGTACTTGCACAGTCAATCGTAAAGAAAATGATAAAATGGTTGAATGGTTTTTACGCGAGCATCCTGAGTTTAAATTAGATCAAACATTAGTGGAGCGTTTACCTGAAGTTTTAAACGAACAAGCAAGTACTGGAATGGTTCAATTATTTCCCGGGGATTATCAAACGGATGGCTTCTTTATTGCTTGTTTAAAACGAGAAATTTTGTGA
- a CDS encoding YitT family protein: MDILTSERFKKELKSLAIISVGTILFAIGINWFINPSGLYVGGVTGISQLVSRILYSTLGIKINLGLLIWSINVPLLLLAYKFIGKRFTYHTLYTVTFLTICLNVIPEKTFSEDVLLNIVVGGMIYALGSGTILKYGGSTGGLDILSQYLSMKKQGSFGQYSFYVNCIIITIAGFLQGWEIALYTILLMFVQMQMVDRIHTPHKSYTVFIVTTKQDEVIQTLQARLGRGITIINAEGAYTHTNRSLLMMVVSSYELYIALQLLNEVDPHSFTNVLQSSQVQGNFGRKIVDKAQ, from the coding sequence ATGGATATTTTGACATCAGAGCGATTTAAAAAAGAACTTAAAAGCTTGGCGATTATTTCTGTAGGAACCATTTTATTTGCTATTGGAATTAACTGGTTTATCAATCCATCTGGGTTATACGTGGGTGGGGTAACTGGTATTTCGCAGCTGGTTAGTCGAATTTTATATAGTACTTTAGGGATTAAAATTAATTTAGGGCTTTTAATTTGGTCAATTAACGTTCCTTTATTATTATTAGCGTATAAATTTATTGGAAAAAGATTTACTTATCATACGCTATATACCGTTACGTTCTTAACCATTTGTTTGAATGTTATTCCTGAAAAAACATTTTCTGAAGATGTTTTATTAAATATTGTAGTTGGAGGGATGATTTATGCCCTTGGTAGTGGAACCATTTTAAAATATGGTGGTTCGACTGGAGGACTAGATATTTTATCCCAATATTTATCAATGAAAAAACAAGGTTCATTTGGACAATATTCATTTTATGTTAACTGTATTATTATTACCATTGCAGGATTTTTACAAGGGTGGGAAATTGCACTATATACCATTTTACTTATGTTTGTTCAAATGCAAATGGTTGATCGCATTCATACTCCACACAAAAGTTATACTGTCTTTATTGTTACGACGAAGCAAGATGAAGTTATTCAAACATTGCAAGCAAGACTTGGACGTGGAATTACGATTATTAATGCAGAGGGAGCTTATACCCACACGAATCGTAGTTTGTTAATGATGGTTGTTTCAAGTTATGAATTATATATTGCCCTTCAGTTATTAAATGAAGTGGATCCGCATTCTTTTACAAATGTCTTACAAAGTTCACAAGTCCAAGGAAACTTTGGCCGTAAAATTGTTGATAAGGCACAATAA
- a CDS encoding YitT family protein: protein MNFIKNEVLSVKIKNLSIMLIGNLLIVLAINMFITPANLYTGGLTGIAQLIIEFLSAGLGIELSLGTLVFVFNIPILYLAWRSIGKRFAVLSMVAVVIQSVMLEMVPIGQFSEDILLNAVFGGVLVGAGIGMILKIGGSTGGMDIIFQYISMKYDGSFGKYSFSINAIIILIAGLTQSWETALYTIICIYITSVVVDRIHTIHQNLTLYIVTTKEEEMIETILKHLYRGITVLEGRGAYTKNNKSVLMLVLSSYELYEVLAIIKSVDEHSFTNVVRSEMIQGNFVKKKI from the coding sequence ATGAATTTTATTAAAAACGAAGTTTTGTCGGTGAAGATTAAAAACTTATCTATTATGTTAATTGGAAATTTATTAATCGTTCTAGCTATTAATATGTTTATAACACCAGCCAATTTATATACTGGGGGTCTGACAGGGATTGCTCAGTTAATTATTGAGTTTTTAAGCGCTGGATTAGGCATAGAATTGAGTCTAGGGACCCTTGTATTTGTCTTTAATATTCCGATTTTATATCTAGCTTGGCGATCAATTGGAAAACGATTTGCCGTTTTAAGTATGGTAGCAGTTGTGATTCAATCTGTCATGCTTGAAATGGTCCCTATTGGACAATTTTCTGAAGATATCCTATTAAACGCAGTATTTGGTGGAGTTTTAGTAGGTGCTGGAATTGGAATGATTTTAAAGATTGGTGGTTCAACTGGTGGGATGGATATTATTTTTCAATATATTTCAATGAAATATGATGGATCTTTTGGAAAATATTCATTTAGTATTAATGCTATTATTATCCTGATTGCGGGCTTAACACAAAGTTGGGAAACGGCTCTTTATACAATTATTTGTATTTACATTACTTCTGTTGTTGTTGATCGAATTCATACGATTCATCAGAATTTAACACTTTATATCGTGACGACGAAAGAGGAAGAAATGATTGAAACCATTTTAAAACATCTTTATCGAGGAATTACGGTACTTGAGGGTCGAGGTGCCTATACGAAAAATAATAAGAGTGTGTTGATGCTTGTTTTATCAAGTTATGAGTTATATGAAGTTTTAGCTATCATTAAGTCTGTTGACGAACATTCATTTACGAATGTGGTCAGAAGTGAGATGATCCAAGGAAACTTTGTTAAAAAGAAAATTTAA
- a CDS encoding CvfB family protein, whose product MLAGKIHEMKVERQTPLGYTLTLDGEEYFLHQAEVTRPLEEGQMVEVFVYYDSKKRLTATMHEPKVTTEQFGWCEVVSVRDELGIFVDIGINKQILIAPSDLPIYKHLWPQVGDYVYCYLKESLSNYLFAIIARPSEFGGVKHEAPQSLHGKKIKARVIRTGKVGTNVITEEGYMGFIHESERREEPRLGEMIEGRVVRVKENGELNISLIPQKEFAIVEDADVIMEYLMSRRGAMPFYDKSEPDDIRRGFKMSKASFKRALGTLMKQGKVYQEEGWTYLKEDNEQ is encoded by the coding sequence ATGTTAGCAGGAAAAATTCATGAAATGAAAGTGGAGCGTCAAACACCACTTGGTTATACATTAACACTTGATGGAGAAGAATACTTTTTACATCAAGCAGAGGTAACGCGTCCATTAGAAGAAGGCCAAATGGTCGAGGTATTTGTTTATTACGATTCAAAGAAACGTTTAACAGCCACCATGCATGAACCAAAAGTGACGACTGAACAGTTTGGATGGTGTGAAGTTGTAAGTGTTCGTGATGAATTAGGAATTTTCGTCGATATCGGAATTAATAAACAAATTTTAATTGCTCCATCAGATTTACCAATTTACAAACATTTATGGCCTCAAGTTGGAGATTATGTTTATTGTTATTTAAAAGAATCGTTGTCAAATTATTTATTTGCGATTATTGCTCGTCCATCTGAATTTGGTGGGGTAAAACATGAAGCGCCTCAATCATTACACGGTAAAAAAATTAAAGCTCGTGTTATCCGTACTGGAAAAGTTGGGACAAATGTCATCACAGAAGAAGGATACATGGGATTCATTCATGAAAGTGAACGTCGTGAAGAACCACGTTTAGGTGAAATGATTGAAGGGCGCGTTGTTCGTGTCAAAGAAAATGGAGAGTTAAATATCTCTTTAATTCCACAAAAAGAGTTTGCTATTGTTGAGGATGCAGATGTGATCATGGAGTATTTAATGTCACGTCGTGGAGCGATGCCATTTTATGATAAATCAGAACCAGATGATATTCGTCGCGGTTTTAAAATGAGCAAGGCATCATTTAAGCGAGCTTTAGGAACGTTAATGAAACAAGGAAAAGTGTACCAAGAAGAAGGATGGACCTATTTAAAGGAAGATAATGAACAATAA
- a CDS encoding TraX family protein has protein sequence MEKNESGDEVSEMVNQAEGIGFVNQRLTVTSLKLIAILAMFIDHFAAIVLTSLQSVYGQSLESFFWFQLVIILMRLIGRIAFPIFAYLIVNGFYHTSNKKKYFLRLALFAVISEPFFDFGISGSFVDMSHQNVFFTLGLGLLAIWGYDHISRDESKNFIPGLFIVALGFLAQMMQTDYGFYGIMTIFVMYLCFDNFKRLSLMLIILNVLLYGGQLSVITSLMSDHLGNGYEVGLQVIYFLMCNAQLFSLFSLIFLKDYNGQKGRPFNKYMFYVFYPVHLFLLGLLVLGLQTFIY, from the coding sequence ATGGAAAAAAATGAAAGTGGTGATGAAGTGAGTGAAATGGTGAATCAAGCAGAAGGGATTGGTTTTGTTAATCAGCGATTGACTGTTACGTCATTAAAATTAATTGCGATTTTGGCAATGTTTATCGATCATTTTGCAGCGATTGTTTTAACTAGTTTACAATCTGTTTATGGACAAAGTTTGGAGTCGTTTTTTTGGTTTCAACTCGTGATTATTTTAATGCGTCTCATCGGTCGAATTGCTTTTCCAATTTTTGCGTATTTAATTGTGAATGGATTTTATCATACCTCAAATAAGAAGAAATATTTTTTGCGATTAGCTCTTTTTGCAGTTATTTCAGAGCCGTTTTTTGATTTTGGAATTTCGGGTTCTTTTGTTGATATGAGTCATCAAAATGTTTTCTTTACACTAGGACTGGGGTTATTAGCCATTTGGGGATACGATCATATTTCAAGAGATGAAAGTAAAAATTTTATCCCTGGATTGTTTATTGTAGCGCTTGGATTTTTAGCACAAATGATGCAAACAGATTATGGTTTTTATGGGATTATGACGATTTTTGTGATGTATTTATGCTTTGATAATTTTAAGCGATTAAGTCTTATGCTCATCATTTTAAATGTGTTACTCTATGGTGGCCAACTGAGTGTGATAACTTCTTTGATGAGTGATCATCTAGGCAATGGTTATGAAGTAGGTCTTCAAGTCATCTATTTTCTCATGTGTAACGCTCAGTTATTTAGCCTGTTTTCTTTGATCTTTTTAAAAGACTATAATGGGCAAAAAGGAAGACCATTTAATAAATACATGTTTTACGTGTTCTATCCTGTTCATTTATTTTTACTCGGATTACTCGTTTTAGGGTTACAAACATTCATTTATTAA
- a CDS encoding FprA family A-type flavoprotein: MESLKLAENVYWLGVQDHDLEVFDVVMETKYGTSYNSYFVKGEEKVALFDTVKAPYFDDYLKKIEGLVSIDKIDYLIVHHTEPDHAGSIEKLIKLNPNLTIIASAVAIRYLRNIVNIDFKSQAVKMNDELDLGGRTLKFISAPNLHWPDTIYSYLVEEEILFTCDSFGSHYAFDEVLMSKLPASKNEDYMDALLNYYNPIFAPFKTYVLKAIASLSNYKIKMICPGHGPVLDARIEEIMNIYKEWSTENFSMDKLVVIPFTSAYGYTKIMAETIKEGILMVNPSVEVRLYDLDIKSYPELKEQLLQDLYQADAIAIGATTINKDAVPIIWDVLTAMNPVTHGGKFGAAFGSYGWSGEAVDNVHARLTQLKLKMIDPVKLCFKPDEEKLVDVLKLGKAIGRSLSEGKLVCDLD, encoded by the coding sequence ATGGAAAGCTTAAAGCTTGCTGAAAATGTTTATTGGCTTGGTGTTCAAGACCATGATCTTGAAGTATTCGATGTTGTCATGGAAACAAAATACGGGACATCTTATAACTCTTATTTTGTAAAAGGAGAAGAAAAGGTCGCTTTATTTGATACAGTGAAAGCGCCTTATTTCGACGACTATTTAAAAAAGATTGAAGGATTAGTATCAATTGATAAAATTGATTATTTAATTGTTCATCATACAGAGCCTGATCATGCTGGATCAATTGAAAAGTTAATTAAATTAAATCCTAATTTGACTATTATTGCATCAGCTGTAGCGATTCGTTATTTACGCAATATCGTAAACATTGATTTTAAATCACAAGCGGTTAAAATGAATGATGAATTAGATTTAGGCGGACGTACCTTAAAATTCATTTCAGCACCAAACTTACATTGGCCAGATACGATTTATAGCTACTTAGTAGAAGAAGAAATCTTATTTACTTGTGATTCATTTGGTAGTCACTATGCCTTTGATGAAGTGTTAATGTCAAAATTACCAGCCTCAAAAAATGAGGACTACATGGATGCCTTATTAAATTACTATAATCCAATTTTCGCTCCATTTAAAACCTATGTTTTAAAAGCGATTGCCTCACTTTCAAACTATAAAATAAAAATGATTTGTCCAGGACATGGTCCAGTACTTGATGCTCGAATTGAAGAAATTATGAACATTTATAAAGAATGGTCAACTGAAAACTTCTCAATGGATAAATTAGTTGTCATTCCATTCACATCTGCTTATGGATATACAAAAATCATGGCCGAAACGATTAAAGAAGGAATTTTAATGGTAAATCCTTCGGTAGAAGTTCGTTTATATGATTTAGATATTAAAAGCTATCCTGAATTAAAAGAACAATTATTACAAGATTTATATCAAGCAGATGCGATTGCAATTGGAGCAACGACTATTAATAAAGATGCGGTTCCAATTATTTGGGATGTGTTAACAGCGATGAATCCAGTGACTCATGGTGGAAAATTCGGAGCCGCATTCGGTTCTTACGGATGGAGTGGAGAAGCCGTGGATAACGTTCATGCTCGTTTAACACAATTAAAATTAAAAATGATTGATCCAGTTAAGTTATGCTTTAAACCAGATGAAGAAAAATTAGTCGATGTTTTAAAGTTAGGAAAAGCAATCGGACGTAGTTTATCAGAAGGAAAATTAGTTTGTGATTTAGATTAA
- a CDS encoding peptidylprolyl isomerase, with protein MSKTYVGQTDYSKETNPIATIEMENGSIMKIELYPEVAPQSVYNFISLANSGFYNGVIFHRVIRSFMIQGGDPQGLGIGGPGYCITGEFKSNGFDNPVKHERGVISMARTNVPNSAGSQFFIMHKDSPHLDGSYAAFGKVIEGIDVVDQIASVECNHLDQPVIGQMMKSVSVDTKGVEYPEPTKL; from the coding sequence ATGTCTAAAACTTACGTAGGACAAACAGACTACTCAAAAGAAACAAATCCGATTGCAACAATTGAAATGGAAAATGGTTCGATCATGAAAATTGAATTATATCCAGAGGTAGCACCTCAATCAGTTTATAACTTTATTTCATTAGCAAATAGCGGGTTTTATAATGGAGTGATTTTCCACCGTGTTATTCGTAGCTTTATGATTCAAGGGGGAGACCCTCAAGGTCTTGGAATTGGTGGACCTGGATATTGCATCACAGGTGAATTCAAATCTAATGGATTTGATAATCCGGTAAAACATGAACGTGGTGTTATTTCTATGGCTCGTACAAACGTTCCAAACTCTGCAGGATCACAATTCTTTATTATGCATAAAGATTCTCCACACTTAGATGGAAGCTATGCAGCATTTGGTAAAGTCATTGAAGGAATCGATGTGGTGGATCAAATTGCGAGTGTTGAATGTAACCACTTAGATCAACCTGTTATTGGACAAATGATGAAATCAGTATCTGTAGATACTAAAGGGGTAGAATACCCAGAACCAACAAAATTATAA
- the fmt gene encoding methionyl-tRNA formyltransferase yields the protein MTRVVFMGTPDFSVPVLETIIREGYEVVGVVTQPDRPVGRKRILTPTPVKQKAMEHGIPVFQPEKIKEDYDQVLAWNPDLIVTAAFGQIIPKILLDAPKHGCINVHASLLPKYRGGAPIHKAIIDGETETGVTIMYMDVKMDTGDMISKVVVPIGEKDHTGSMFEKLSVAGAELLKETLPKLLAGEIEATPQNHEEATFAWNIKREDERIDWYKPATTLYNQVRGLHPWPVAFTQLDDLAVKIWWAEPNNHLYDAEPGTIVKVEKDGIVVACGDHAGLKITDIQISGKKRMDVASLLNGSHPIEVGKKFN from the coding sequence ATGACACGTGTCGTATTTATGGGAACACCTGATTTTTCAGTCCCGGTATTAGAAACTATCATCCGTGAAGGATATGAAGTAGTTGGAGTGGTTACTCAACCCGACCGACCAGTTGGACGTAAGCGAATCCTAACGCCAACGCCTGTTAAACAAAAAGCAATGGAACACGGTATCCCTGTTTTTCAACCAGAGAAAATTAAAGAAGATTATGATCAAGTCTTAGCGTGGAATCCAGATTTAATTGTGACAGCTGCTTTTGGACAGATTATTCCAAAAATTTTACTAGATGCACCAAAACATGGATGCATTAATGTTCATGCCTCATTATTACCGAAATATCGTGGTGGAGCCCCTATTCATAAGGCCATTATTGATGGTGAAACTGAAACGGGTGTCACAATCATGTATATGGATGTTAAAATGGATACAGGGGACATGATTAGTAAAGTAGTTGTTCCAATTGGTGAAAAAGACCATACAGGAAGTATGTTCGAAAAATTAAGTGTAGCGGGAGCAGAGCTTTTAAAAGAAACTTTACCTAAACTTTTAGCAGGTGAAATTGAAGCAACGCCTCAAAATCATGAAGAAGCAACGTTTGCTTGGAACATTAAACGTGAAGATGAACGTATCGACTGGTATAAACCAGCGACGACATTATATAATCAAGTTCGTGGACTTCATCCATGGCCAGTTGCCTTTACTCAATTGGACGATTTAGCCGTTAAAATTTGGTGGGCAGAACCGAATAATCATTTATATGATGCAGAACCTGGAACGATTGTTAAAGTCGAAAAAGATGGAATTGTTGTTGCATGTGGTGATCATGCAGGGTTAAAAATTACAGATATCCAAATTTCAGGTAAAAAACGCATGGATGTAGCGAGCCTTTTAAACGGCTCTCATCCAATTGAAGTTGGAAAGAAATTTAATTAA